In a single window of the Hippoglossus hippoglossus isolate fHipHip1 chromosome 7, fHipHip1.pri, whole genome shotgun sequence genome:
- the fkbp1ab gene encoding FKBP prolyl isomerase 1Ab → MGVEIETITPGDGRTFPKKGQTCVVHYVGSLTDGRKFDSSRDRDKPFRFKIGKQEVIRGWEEGVVQMSVGQRAKLTCSPDYAYGNKGHPGIIPPNATLIFDVELLGLE, encoded by the exons ATGGGAGTCGAAATCGAGACTATAACCCCGGGTGACG GAAGGACTTTCCCCAAAAAGGGGCAGACGTGCGTGGTGCATTATGTGG GCTCCCTGACAGATGGACGCAAGTTTGACTCATCCCGTGACAGGGACAAACCTTTCAGGTTCAAGATTGGCAAGCAGGAAGTCATCCGAGGCTGGGAAGAGGGAGTGGTGCAG ATGAGTGTTGGTCAAAGGGCCAAGCTGACCTGCTCGCCTGACTACGCTTATGGAAACAAAGGCCACCCGGGCATTATCCCTCCTAACGCCACCCTCATCTTTGATGTTGAACTGCTGGGTTTGGAATGA